TCATTATCTTAAAACAGATTCCACACTTTTTTGGTTATGATTCCGACCCTGAGGGTGATTTTGCCTTCTTTCAGGTAGACGGAAAAAACACCTTCTCAGAAATTTTAGACACGGTAAACAATATAAGTCCAGGGGCAACTCTCATAGCCATTATTGGTCTCTCCATTCTTATATTATGGGATAAAGTACTTTCTAAGAAAGGTAAAATATTTCAATTGGTCCAAGGGCCTTTGGTCGCCGTTGTGGTGGGAATCATTTTCTACGTATTAACGAAGGATAATGAAACATTGGCTATATCTGCAGAACATTTGGTGAGCGTTCCCGTCCCGGAAGATGCCTCTTCTTTTTTAGCTCAATTTAGCTTTCCAAATTTTGGTGTAATAGGAGACCCACAAATATGGGTTACCGCATTTACCATTGCACTGGTTGCTAGTTTGGAAACCTTGTTATGCGTTGAAGCAACGGACAAACTAGATCCAGAAAAAAGGGTTACACCAACCAATAGGGAACTATTGGCCCAAGGAACCGGAAATATAATCTCCGGACTAATCGGTGGTCTACCAATTACCCAAGTAATTGTACGTAGTTCTGCAAATATCCAATCAGGGGGCAAAACAAAGATGTCGGCAATCATACATGGATTCTTTTTATTGATATCAGTAATTCTAATCCCCACCTTATTAAATATGATTCCATTGTCCGTGTTGGCGGCAGTTCTCTTTATTGTAGGCTTTAAATTAGCAAAACCGGCACTGTTTAAAAAAATGTACGATTTGGGTTGGAAGCAGTTTGTTCCCTTCACCGTTACCGTAGTGGGTATTGTTTTCACGGATTTACTTATTGGAATAGGTTTAGGGCTTGCGGTAGGAATAGTTGTAATTTTAATCAAGAGTTATCAGAACTCTCATTTCCTTCACATTGAAGATAACGATAATGGTAAGCATCAAATGAAAATGACCTTGGCGGAAGAGGTTACATTTTTCAATAAAGGTGCCATTCTAAAAGAGTTGGATAGTATTCCAAGAGATACATATCTCGAATTAGATGTGAGGAAAACAAGATATTTAGACAATGATATCATAGAAATTCTCGATGATTTTGCCTTTAAGGCGAAAGAAAGAAATATTGACATCAAATTGATATCTGAACGGGGTGTTGTAGAAAACCCGGACAGCTTTATCGAGTTCTTTAAACTAAGGCCAAAAACAGCTTAAGAAAGAGTTATGAAAAAATATAAACTAGTTGTTCTTTCAGACATGAAAGGAAATTTAAGCGCTAAGCTGAAGGGTATCGCCAACTTTTCCAAAATGGTCGGTGCCCACATCACGGTCTTACACGTCATTAAGCCCTCGGATTTGGTCAAAAAAGAAAATCAATTGTCGGCCATGCGTACCATCAATGATGAGTATAGTCGCATCGACAAAATAATGAGGTCAATTGTTAAGACCATCTCAAAGGAGGACAATATTAATATTAATTATTTACTCACATTGGGTAATATTAAGGACGAGATCGAAAGTTTTATTAAAAGGGAAAAACCGGATATAGTAGTACTAGGGAAGAAAGACGGTAGCCCATTAACGTTTTTAGGGGATAATATCACCCAGTTTGTCCTCAAACGACATGACGGTGCCATTCTTATCGCAGATGATGAAAATCTATTCGAACCCAATTCAAATTTTTCTATGGGCACCTTGGATGATGGTGGATTCAATCTCAACCTAGAATTTACGGAGGACTTGATAAAGCATAGTCAAGGCCCGCTTAAATCATTTAAGATTATTAAAAAATCGTCTAATTCCAACGAAAAAGCTTCTTCTAATCTAGACAGTATTGAATATGTTTTTGAACGTAACGATAATACAATTGAAAAACTACCTGGCTATTTAGAAAAGAACAATATAGGCTTGCTTTTCGTAAGCAGAGGGCCTAAAGGTGTTAAATCGAGACCAAACTTGATATCATCGGATATTAGTGGTATTATTAATAAACTTAAATTCCCCGTAATGATATCCAATAATGAAAATACCATTTGAAATAAAACTAGAATTATGAAAGCACAAACAAAAGAGACGCAAGCGGCCATATCTCCTGATCAAGCGATACAATTATTAAAAGAAGGAAACGCGCGTTTTGTCGCGAATAAGAAAGCCAATAGGGACTTGTTAGGCCAAGTAAAGGAGACGGCTTCCGGGCAATATCCGTTTGCGACTATATTGAGTTGTATAGATTCCAGAGTTTCGGCAGAGCTTATTTTTGATCAGGGAGTAGGAGATATTTTTAGCGCAAGGGTTGCAGGAAATATAGTAAACGAAGACCTTTTGGGTAGTGTAGAGTTTGCCTGTAAATTGGCTGGGACAAAAGTTTTTGTGGTTTTAGGCCATACCGCATGCGGTGCGGTAAAAGGTGCATGCGACGATGCTAAAATGGGCAATCTCACCATTTTATTACATAAGATAAAGCCGGCCGTAAGAGCTGTTAAAGAACCTTCAGATAGTAATTTGCGAAACTCTAAAAATATTGACTTTGTAAACGACGTGGTTACGAAGAACGTAGAGCTTACTATTGAGGATACAAGAAGCCTTAGTCCTGTTTTAAAAGAAATGGAAGATAACGGAGAGATCAAAATTATTGGTGCAATATACGATATCAGTAACGGAAAAGTCACATTCTTGGATTGAAGCACTATAAATTATTGAAAGAAAGCCAATCATTTTGATTGGCTTTTTTATTGTTTAAATACGCTATCTTTCTAATTAGAAGTAACACTGTCAATATTTATGAAAAAGTTGTTTTCCAATCTTCGAGGAGATTTATTTGGTGGTATTACCGCTGGTATAGTAGCCTTGCCTTTGGCACTCGCTTTTGGAGTAAGTTCAGGTATGGGGCCAAGTGCAGGTCTTTACGGTGCCATTTTTATCAGTTTTTTTGCCGCACTTTTTGGAGGTACGAATACCCAAATTTCTGGACCCACTGCTCCCATGACGGCGGTAAGTATGGTTGTTATTGCTGGTATTGTGGCAATACATGACGGAAGCCTGGAAAAGGCATTGCCGGCCATTCTTATAGTATTTCTCTTAGCTGGCCTTATGCAAATTGGTTTGGGCCTGATGGGGATAGGTAGATACATCCGCTACATCCCATACCCGGTGGTATCCGGATTCATGACGGCTATAGGAGTCATTATACTTGTTACTCAAATATTACCAGCTATAGGTTATTATCCAAAAGAAGATATGGAGTTTGTAAATCAGTACAAACCTATGGCGGAGGAAATAATTCTCGATAATATTCTTAAGGAAGAGGCCGGTGAGGGAATTCTGGTTTTAGAGAATTTTGAAGAGACCATTAGGCGTGCACAGGAAATAACAGAGGAGGACATGCTCAAAGAAGCTAAAACCCTAGCAAAGACAGAAGCTTCCGGGGTTTTAGGAGCGATCAAAATTTTACCAAGGGCATTGAGGAATATAAACTGGCTCGAGCTTGTCCTAGCACTTTCTACCATTATTATTATCTACGGTTTTAAACGAATAACTACCGCCATTCCAAGCGCACTTGTAGCTCTTGTGGTGGTTTCTGGAGTGGCTTATGGTTTTGGGTTGGACTATCGTCCTATCGAACAAATTCCCAGCGGTTTTCCGCTTCCCAATCTTGGTATTTTTACAGAATTTAAACTAAGTTCGGTTAGCCCCTATGTGTTTACCGCTTTGACACTTGCGCTATTGGGCGCCATTGATTCTTTATTGACATCTGTAGTGGCGGATAACATGACGAAGACCAAGCACCAACCTAACAAAGAGCTTGTAGGTCAAGGTATTGGTAACAGTATTGCTGCAATTTTTGGAGGAATTCCAGGGGCGGGAGCCACAATACGCACCGTTGTAAACATAAATGCCGGTGGAAAAACGAAACTCTCCGGTATGGTCGCCGGTATATTGCTGTTGATTATCCTATTAGCCTTAGGTCCCGTAGCCTCACAAATTCCGGCAGCGGTACTTGCGGGCATTCTTGTGACCGTAGGTATAGGGGTAATGGATTACAAGGGCTTAAAAGCGATTCCCAGCCTACCTAAAGATTTGAGTATAGGGCCTTTAAAATTTAGCTCGGAGGTAGTCATTATGCTGGTAGTTCTTATATTATCCTCTGTTTGGAACTTGGTTTATGCCGTAGGAGTAGGCTTGATCATCGCTTCATTAATGTTCATGAAGAAAATGGGAGATCTAACTGCGGAACGATCTGATGTAAAACCTTTGGAAGAAGAAATTGGCTGGGCAGATGAGTCCGACTTTCCTAAAAACCTTAAAGAGGAGGTATTTATAAAACATCTAAAAGGGCCATTATTTTTTGGCTCCACCAATGAGTTCCAACAGATGGCCGATCAGATTCCAAGGACCGCTTCAACGGTTATCATACGAATGGGGCGTATGCAATACATGGATCAGTCCGGCCTTTATACGCTTGAGGATATCCTCATAGATTTAAAAAAATCGGGTATCGATATACTCTTTGTTGAAGTGCTGGAACAACCTAGATATATGATGGAACGTGTGGATGTGATTCCCGATTTAATTCCTGAGGAGCATATTTTTGATAATTTTGATGATTGCTTGGCCTGGGTAAAGCAAAACGTGAAGGACAAATATCCCGTTCCAGTTTAACCTTCATCAAAACCGGACAAAAACAAGCTGCACTATTTTAAAAGTTTTAAATTTGCTGTTTTAATTGACCATATGATTGATACCATTAAAAAACATATTTCGGAAATTGAGAATTTCACAGCAAATACTCAAGAGGCAATCGAGTCTTTCCGTATCAAATATTTGGGAAAAAAGGGGTTGTTGAACGACCTTTTTGCTGAATTCAAAAATGTTCCCAACGAACAAAAGAAAGAGTACGGTCAGACAATCAACCAACTAAAAAAAGCGGCTACCGACAAAGTTAATGCACTTAAGGACGCCTTGGAAAATACTACCGAGGAGCAAGGGGTCTATGGGGATTTGACAAGGCCGAGCGAACCTATTGAGCTAGGAGCACGTCACCCCATATCTATAGTAAAAAATCAAATTATAGAAATTTTCTCCAGAATTGGTTTCAATGTATCAGAAGGTCCCGAAATAGAAGATGACTGGCATAACTTTTCCGCGTTGAACCTCCCGGAATACCATCCGGCCAGGGATATGCAGGATACTTTTTTTGTCCAAACCAATCCAGATATACTCTTACGAACGCATACCTCATCGGTACAGGTTCGCTATATGGAAAATAACAAACCGCCTATTAGGACGATTTCCCCAGGTAGGGTTTACAGAAACGAAGCCATATCCGCTCGTTCCCATTGCTTTTTCCATCAGGTAGAAGGGTTGTATATAGATAAGGACGTTTCCTTCGCTGACTTGAAACAAACCCTGCAGTATTTTACCACCGAACTTTTTGGTAAGTCAAAAATCCGGTTAAGACCCTCTTATTTTCCCTTTACAGAGCCAAGTGCCGAGGTAGATGTATACTGGGGATTGGAAACGGAAACGGACTATCGTATGACCAAGGGTACAGGGTGGTTAGAAATTATGGGTTGTGGCATGGTGGATCCAAACGTACTTACAAATTGCGGTATAGACTCGGAAGAATATTCGGGATTTGCCTTTGGGATGGGAATTGACCGTATTGCCTTGCTACTACATCAAATCCCAGATATTCGCTTATTGAGCGAAAATGATATTCGTTTTTTGGAACAGTTTAAAAGTGCGTTCTAGACCCTTGAATATTGCTTATTGCTGTTTCTATTGAGCTAATACTAAATTCTATAGGTCCTTTTATTTTTTACATTGCTATACTATATTTACTTCATAGTTAGGGATCCTAGCCTTTTTCAAATGTTAAAATGTCCTAACACTATAGGATAAGGTTTATGCTAAAAGGAATTTTCGATTTCAGTAATTTAAAAGGAGATTTAACTGGTGGGCTTGTTGCAGGTGTGGTAGCCCTTCCCTTGGCCCTTGCTTTTGGAGTGCAGTCGGGTCTTGGTGCAATTGCAGGACTTTATGGCGCAATAGGAGTGGGTATCATGGCAGCACTTTTTGGAGGCACTTTGACCCAGGCAAGCGGGCCAACTGGGCCAATGACCGTTGTTTCAGCGGCTTTGGTAGCTAGTGCAATTGAAATCGCAGGTAGTTTAGAAAGCGCTATGGGCATCATTATACTTACCTTTTTTCTTGGAGGTATTTTACAAATTTTATTTGGTCTAATTAATATTGCCAGTTACATCAAGTATTTTCCGTATCCGGTAGTTTCAGGTTTTATGAGCGGCGTCGGATTGATTATTGTAATTTTACAATTATTCCCTTTTGCAGGTCTCGATTCAGCGAAATCGACTATTTCAGTTATACAGGATTTACCTCGCTTGTTTGCAGACTTCAATTGGCACGCACTTGCATTAGGCGGACTTACGGTAATTATATATTATCTTTTCCCTAAAATCACCAAAGCTGTTCCAAGTCCGTTGGTGGCATTGATAGTGGCATCCTTAGCCGCGTATTTTCTTAAATGGGATATCCCTGTAATTGGTGAAATACCTTCTGGATTGCCTAGCCTTCAATTAGATGGCATTTTATCCGTTGATAGTTCTGCTTATTACTTAATTGCTGAATATGCCTTGGTATTGGCCGTTTTAGGATCAATAGATTCGTTATTGACCTCTGTAATTGCGGATAATATGACCAAGACTAAGCACAATAGTAATCGAGAACTGATTGGTCAAGGCATAGGTAATGCGTTAGCAGCTATGTTTGGAGGTATACCCGGTGCCGGAGCGACCAAGGGTACGGTAGTAAATATTAACTCAGGAGGAAGGACCCGTTTATCAGGTATGTTCCATGGACTGTTCCTTTTAGCCGTTCTTTTAGGACTTGGTTCGCTTGCCGCCCATATTCCACTAGCGGTTTTGGCTGGAATTCTTATACCCATAGGTTTTAAAATCGTGGATACTAAGGGTCTAAAGCATCTAACTAATGTGCCTCGTGCGGACGCAATAGTACTAGTTGTCGTATTACTTTTTACCACCTTTGGGAGTTTGATTCAAGCGGTAGGCATAGGTCTTATTTTAGCCTCCTTATTATTTATGAAAAAGGCTAGTGATATTGGGGAGGAAGGAATCCAAGTAGGTTCTTTAGCAGGTTTTGATGGTGAAAAACCTTGGAAGGACGAAGAGGACTTTTTTGAAAAATATAAAGATAAGGTCATCATTAAACATCTCTATGGCCCATTATTCTTTGGTTTTACTTCTCATTTCAAAGATCAACTACAGGAAATATCTTCGGATATAGAAGCGTTGATTATTCGTTTTGACCAAGTGCCCTATATTGATCAATCCGGACTGTATGCCATGGAAGATGCTCTTCTAGATCTTCAAAATAAAAAGGTTACCGTTTTATTAACAGGTCTACAAACCCAACCGTATGACTTGATGACTTCAATAGATATTATTCCCGATGTTATTCCAGAGGAACACATTTTTGATGATATCGAGGCTAGTTTTGGTTGGCTTCGAACTCAATTACGGGATGTTCATTAATGAGATATCTATTAAAACCTAAAGGTTAAGTGAAAAAAGATATTGAAATCCCCGTAGCGAAAGATGTTCACATTGCTTTGATACATGAATGGAACGAAGAATTTCTTTCCAAAGATTGGAACGCTTACATCATCAACAATCGTAATACCCCCATTGAGATGGCCCTTATTGTCTCCAAGGGATACGATGGGGATAGAAAAACATCGACCATGAGACATGCCATTGGTGTTGTTGAAGCAAAGGCCTATGAAAAAATAGAGCTGGTACAAGAGGATGTACTTACCCTGAACAATGAATTTTTTGTGACGTATTACGCCGATAACAAGTTGTATGAAAAGCGATTTCTTTTTGAAAAGAATAGCATACAGGAAAGTAATCTTATTACCGTCCCCTTAATAGAAAAAGATGGGATTTTTGCCCAATAAGATCCACTTCAAATAATTCATACTTCAAAGCATCACCAGCGATGGTTATGAATTGAATTATCTTGAATAACAACTATTAGTCTAAAGATGATACGAGATAATTCATATTACCTTTTGGGCTTATTTCTCCCATAATAGGTAAAATCAAATTTTAATAAGGAATTCTTGAGAAATAAATGTAACAACGTGTTATACGACTGTTCTCATCCTTCGCTACTAAAACGCAACCTTATGGTACAATTTGTATCTTAAATGAATGAGAGCAAAAACATATCTTATTGGATTTTTATCAATTTTTCTACTTCAATGTGATAATTCCCGAGTAGATTGCGCGACAGTTAGTTGCATAGCACAATCCCTGGCTATTGAATTGGTCGATGCTGATGGAACCAATCTTATAGAAAATGGGACCTATCCCATTGGAAATATTAAAATTTTGAAAAATGAAAATCAGGTCAATCAATATTCATCTGATAGGGCAATTTTCATTTTACTTTCTGGACAAAGAGGCAATAACACTTATCAAATTGACTTAGGCAACTCTGAAGTGGATATTCTAGTATTGAATTTAGGTCTAACAGGTTCCGACGAGGATTGCTGTGGCCCCTCCTTCTCTATTAATAATGCAATGTATAATGGTAAATTTATTGAAGTTGAGATTGATGAACAACTCGGTCAGAAAATTACCGTCCTAAAATAACCTTATTTATTAATTTGGCAGAAAACTACTGCTACCTAAGCGGGAATCCTTTTGCTGCCCACCAAGGGTGTACTTCTATAATAAGCCTGCCTGACTTGACCATCGGGTCGGAATTTGCCAGACTATCCGCCATTTCCAGTGTTGGCGTATTGTAAATTGTAATGCCCCTAATAACGCCATCATCCCCAAAAGGTCCAGAAATATCGGCATATCCCAATTCGTACATTTTGCCCAAATGAGCTAAATGCAATGCTTGCAGACTATCTGCCTCTTCCTTCGCTTGTGATCTGTTCGGGCCACTTTTTAAAAAAGCAATGAAATATTGCTGCATCAAAACGGTATCCTTGGTCTTTTCGTCAACGTAATCAAAAATCTGAAAGCCTTCTTTCGTAAGTCGCTCCTTAACCGAAGCCTTGGATTCTTGCTGTTCTTGCTTAATCACTATTTCGGCTGGTTCACTTTGCTCTTGGTTTCCGCAAGAAACCATGAAAGCCATGAACAAAAGTAAAATCACATTTTTCATTTATTCCAGCTTTTAAATGGGTTTTTAACCAATTGTGAATTATAGTACTTGATTTCTCCAGTAACTTCTTTCCCCAGCCACATGGGCTTGTCAAAATTCTCCTCTTCCGAACCTAACTCAATTTCCGCAATTACAAGACCGTAATTTTGACCTAGGAATTCATCAACTTCAAAGATGTGTTCTCCAAATGGAACTTCATATCTCATTTTCTCTAAAATACTTTCTTCGCAAAGTTGTAACAAGGCTTCAGCTTCCTGGAGCGCTATTTCCTTTTCCCATTCAAAACGTGTCGTCCCTGACCTGTTAGACTTACCTTTTACAGTTATAAAACCCGTATTGGCCTTAGTTCTAACTCGTACGGTACGTTCTGGATGTGTGTTTAGAAATCCTTGTACAATTTTAGTGTTTGTAGTTGCGCTAGATTTAAAACTATTTGAATTTACCAGAAATTTGCGTTCTATTTCTATCATTCTAACTAAACCGGCTTTAATAACTATTTTGAGATGTCCTAAATTTACAATATGCAACCCGATTTTCCTTTACGAAAAATCATTCATGTGGATATGGATGCCTTCTACGCTTCTGTGGAACAATTGGACAATCCTGAGTTAAAGGGAAAACCTATTGCCGTAGGCGGCAGCTCCCAACGTGGCGTAGTGGCAGCAGCGAGTTACGAGGCCAGAAAATTTGGAGTTCGTAGCGCCATGAGTAGCGTGCTGGCAAAGAGAAACTGCCCCGAACTTATTTTCGTAAAGGCCCGGTTTGACCGTTACAAGGAAATATCGCAACAAATTAGAGCAATTTTCTATGAATATACCGATTTGGTAGAACCCTTGTCCCTAGATGAGGCCTATTTGGATGTGACAACGAATAAGAAAGGAAATCCTTCAGCTACGCTTATCGCACAGGAAATACGGCAACAGATTTTAGAGAAAACAGGATTAAACGCTTCTGCCGGTATCTCTATAAATAAATTCATTGCAAAAGTTGCCAGTGATATTAACAAACCTAACGGACAGAAAACTGTAAACCCGGAAGAGGTAATTGAGTTTCTGGAACATTTGGATATCCGAAAATTCTATGGTGTGGGTAAGGTGACCGCTGAAAAGATGTACAAACTGGGCATCTTCACCGGAAAGGATTTGAAGACCAAGTCTATTGAATTCTTGGAGGAAAAGTTTGGGAAGAGCGGTAGTTATTATTACCATGTGGTGCGAGGTGTACATAATAGCACGGTAAAGCCACATCGAATCCCTAAATCTGTAGGTGCCGAACGTACTTTTAGCGAAAACTTGAGCAGTGAAATTTTTATGCTGGAACGGTTGGACCATATTGCCAGCGAACTTGAACGCCGTCTAAAAAAATCCGAAATCGCCGGAAAAACTATAACCTTAAAAATTAAGTATAGTGATTTTACCCTAAACACCCGCAGCAAAACGTTGCCTTATTACATTGCTGATAAAGCATTGATTTTAGAAACTGCAAAGGAACTGCTGTACCAAGAAGAACTTCAAAATTCTGTACGGCTATTAGGTATTTCTTTGGCCAATCTTAATACTGAAAAAAAGAAAAGACGAAGGAAAAGAAGGAGGCCATTTTAGTTCAGTTAAAGTTTGATTTTTAGATAAGTACATTCAACTAATCTTTCTATAATCATTGTCAATAGTACCGATTTGTGATTACCCCTGTTCACTCTTTACAGCCCTACAGGAAATTAAAACTGATATTTCTTAAACAAAAATGTTAATGACCTTCTATAATTTTAATCAAATCAATAGATCTTTTAGCTTTATAATAAATTGCTTTGAAAAAGAAAATTTTTATGGAAGAGCTTAAAAATTATGATGATGCGGTTATTAAGTTTAATAAGACCTTAAAATTTAACACGCTACCTCTAACTTCTTGGGACTATTATGCCCAATTTTTTGAAAAGACCTGTAATACAGCTGAAGACCTGAAGTCTCTGGGACAATTGGCAGAGAACAATGCATGGGATTTTGACTCCTTAATTTTTGAGGAACAATTAGAAGCAAAAAAACATGTTATCGTGGTTACCGATGCTAATCTAAATATCGTCTACGCCACTAAAAATATATGGGAAATGAATAGATATCATCCCAAGCAAATAATCGGCAATAAGCCTAAAATGTTTCAAGGAGAAAAAACCTGCAGAAACTCATTGAAGATTATTTCAAACGCTGTACGTGAAAAGAAACCTTTTGAAACTACGGTTTTGAATTATAGGAAAGACGGTTCTACCTATAATTGTTGGATTAAGGGGCAGCCTATTTTAAATAAGTCCGGTGAAGTGATTAATTTTATCGCCTTTGAAAGGGAGGTCGCGTAGAAAAATTTAATTCTTTAAAATAATAAGGCCCGCTTATAAGCGGGCCTTATTATTTACCAAAGAAAAATTTAAAAATTACAACTCTCAATTTCCGTAACACGTAGTGTGTTCACCATACCCTTTTCTTTAATAGGCATAGCCGCTAGGCTAATGAGCATATCCCCTACCTCTAAAAACCCTTTTTTACAGGCAATGGAATTTACATCCTCTATGGTCTCATCGGTAGAAACAAATTTGTCATAATAAAAAGCCTTTACACCCCATAACAGGTTAAGTTGTGTTAATATTCTTTTATTGGAAGTAAATACGAGTATATGCGCACTTGGTCTCCAAGCCGAGATTTGAAAGGCGGTATACCCGCTATTCGTAAGGGTAGAAATAGCCTTGGCTTTAATTTCATTGGCCATAGTGGCGGCATGAAAACAAATGGATTTTGTAATATATCTTTTTGTTCTAACGTGAGGCGGATCATGAGGAACCCTTATTAAATCCGAGCTTTCCACGCTTTGCAGAATACTGGCCATTTTTTCGATTACTTGTACAGGATAGTTTCCCACGGAGGTTTCACCAGAAAGCATTACGGCATCTGCCCCGTCCATAACAGAATTGGCAACATCATTTACCTCTGCACGTGTTGGGGTAAGGCTAGTAATCATGGTTTCCATCATCTGGGTTGCGATAATTACCGGAATACGTGCCTTTTTTGCTCGTAGTACAAGTTGTTTCTGAATTAAGGGAACTTCTTGGGCAGGCACTTCCACGCCTAAATCACCCCTGGCCACCATTAAACCGTCACAATAGGCAACTATCTTATCAATATTTTCAACTGCTTCCGGTTTTTCAATCTTTGCAATTATAGGAATCTTGTGTTCCGAATGTTTTTTGATGATATCCTGAAGATCTATCAAATCTTGGCTAAATCTAACAAACGATAAAGCAATCCAGTCCACCTCTAGAGAAATGGCAAACTCAGCATCCTTTACATCTTTTGCTGTAAGCGCAGGCAAAGAAATGTTGGTGTTTGGTAAGTTTACGCCTTTTTTTGATTTTAAGGGACCACCTTGAATCACTTTTGCACGAACCTCGTCCTTACTATTTGTGTTCATTACTTCGAACATTAATTTACCATCATCCAGAAGTATGCGTTCTCCTGCTTTAACATCCCTTGGGAACTCCTTGTAATTCATGTAAACGCGTTCTGCGGTCCCTTCAAATGGTTTGCCCGTAACAAAAGTAATCTCGTCACCGGGACTTACTACAACTTCACCGGCCATCACTCCTACCCTAAGCTTTGGGCCCTGTAAATCGGCTAGGATTGAGGTATTAATTTGTAACTCCTCATTCAGTTCCCTAATCATTTTTACTCGTTCCGAAACATCCTTATAATCAGCATGGGAAAAATTAATTCTAAAGACATCCACTCCGGCCAAAATCATTCTCCGCAGAACATCTTTTTTACTTGTAGCGGGCCCAAGGGTTGCTACTACTTTAGTCTTCTTTTTAGCTGGCATCGTTAAAATATTAAATTGTTCTTAGATTTAAGTTTGTTGGTTTCTACTTGATATGCAGCCATAATCTTTGGCGCAGTAAGTATTTTTTTTATTATTTCTTCTTGACTAATATTGGAGTCATGTTCTATCCTCAAAAAGTAGTCCACCTCTTTAAGCTCCGGTATAAGTCTTGGCTTTATATACGTATGGTCATTTAGAAATAAATCGTTGTTGGCCAATACGGTTCTTTTTGAACTGCGGTTGGCGATTAATTTCCAAAATCTATCGTTGTAATTGTCCTCCCACTCGTATACCGAAAAGGAACTTCCTTCTGCTAAATCAAAATCTTCTTTAGTTCTCTTAAAATTAGCCTGAAGACTTTGATTTAAAAAATATATGATG
This sequence is a window from Maribacter aestuarii. Protein-coding genes within it:
- a CDS encoding SulP family inorganic anion transporter; this encodes MLKGIFDFSNLKGDLTGGLVAGVVALPLALAFGVQSGLGAIAGLYGAIGVGIMAALFGGTLTQASGPTGPMTVVSAALVASAIEIAGSLESAMGIIILTFFLGGILQILFGLINIASYIKYFPYPVVSGFMSGVGLIIVILQLFPFAGLDSAKSTISVIQDLPRLFADFNWHALALGGLTVIIYYLFPKITKAVPSPLVALIVASLAAYFLKWDIPVIGEIPSGLPSLQLDGILSVDSSAYYLIAEYALVLAVLGSIDSLLTSVIADNMTKTKHNSNRELIGQGIGNALAAMFGGIPGAGATKGTVVNINSGGRTRLSGMFHGLFLLAVLLGLGSLAAHIPLAVLAGILIPIGFKIVDTKGLKHLTNVPRADAIVLVVVLLFTTFGSLIQAVGIGLILASLLFMKKASDIGEEGIQVGSLAGFDGEKPWKDEEDFFEKYKDKVIIKHLYGPLFFGFTSHFKDQLQEISSDIEALIIRFDQVPYIDQSGLYAMEDALLDLQNKKVTVLLTGLQTQPYDLMTSIDIIPDVIPEEHIFDDIEASFGWLRTQLRDVH
- a CDS encoding YciI family protein, which encodes MKNVILLLFMAFMVSCGNQEQSEPAEIVIKQEQQESKASVKERLTKEGFQIFDYVDEKTKDTVLMQQYFIAFLKSGPNRSQAKEEADSLQALHLAHLGKMYELGYADISGPFGDDGVIRGITIYNTPTLEMADSLANSDPMVKSGRLIIEVHPWWAAKGFPLR
- a CDS encoding CYTH domain-containing protein yields the protein MIEIERKFLVNSNSFKSSATTNTKIVQGFLNTHPERTVRVRTKANTGFITVKGKSNRSGTTRFEWEKEIALQEAEALLQLCEESILEKMRYEVPFGEHIFEVDEFLGQNYGLVIAEIELGSEEENFDKPMWLGKEVTGEIKYYNSQLVKNPFKSWNK
- a CDS encoding PAS domain-containing protein; translated protein: MKKKIFMEELKNYDDAVIKFNKTLKFNTLPLTSWDYYAQFFEKTCNTAEDLKSLGQLAENNAWDFDSLIFEEQLEAKKHVIVVTDANLNIVYATKNIWEMNRYHPKQIIGNKPKMFQGEKTCRNSLKIISNAVREKKPFETTVLNYRKDGSTYNCWIKGQPILNKSGEVINFIAFEREVA
- the pyk gene encoding pyruvate kinase, which codes for MPAKKKTKVVATLGPATSKKDVLRRMILAGVDVFRINFSHADYKDVSERVKMIRELNEELQINTSILADLQGPKLRVGVMAGEVVVSPGDEITFVTGKPFEGTAERVYMNYKEFPRDVKAGERILLDDGKLMFEVMNTNSKDEVRAKVIQGGPLKSKKGVNLPNTNISLPALTAKDVKDAEFAISLEVDWIALSFVRFSQDLIDLQDIIKKHSEHKIPIIAKIEKPEAVENIDKIVAYCDGLMVARGDLGVEVPAQEVPLIQKQLVLRAKKARIPVIIATQMMETMITSLTPTRAEVNDVANSVMDGADAVMLSGETSVGNYPVQVIEKMASILQSVESSDLIRVPHDPPHVRTKRYITKSICFHAATMANEIKAKAISTLTNSGYTAFQISAWRPSAHILVFTSNKRILTQLNLLWGVKAFYYDKFVSTDETIEDVNSIACKKGFLEVGDMLISLAAMPIKEKGMVNTLRVTEIESCNF
- a CDS encoding IPExxxVDY family protein, which encodes MAAVYKIESDFYEDSFILIALHSTLEDYAIIYFLNQSLQANFKRTKEDFDLAEGSSFSVYEWEDNYNDRFWKLIANRSSKRTVLANNDLFLNDHTYIKPRLIPELKEVDYFLRIEHDSNISQEEIIKKILTAPKIMAAYQVETNKLKSKNNLIF